From a region of the Primulina eburnea isolate SZY01 chromosome 7, ASM2296580v1, whole genome shotgun sequence genome:
- the LOC140836864 gene encoding porphobilinogen deaminase, chloroplastic-like isoform X1: protein MEIAISTGNLAHFGFCKRPLSSNFTATSVSALAFVLPGGKCPAFTPRSRICITKASVAVEDKVQTRTALIRIGTRGSPLALAQAYETRDKLIKSHPELAEEGAIQIVIIKTTGDKILSQPLADIGGKGLFTKEIDEALLNSEIDIAVHSMKDVPTYLPDKTILPCNLPREDVRDAFICLTAASLAELPAGSVVGTASLRRKSQLLNRYPSLKVLENFRGNVQTRLKKLNEGVVQATLLALAGLKRLSMTENVTSVLSIDDMLPAVAQGAIGIACRSDDENMKCSQIKYLASLNHEDTRLAISCERSFLEKLEGSCRTPIAGYARKDEDGNCIFKALVASPDGTRVLETTRKGPYAFDDMIKMGIDAGDELLSRAGLGFFDQ from the exons ATGGAGATCGCCATATCCACCGGAAATCTAGCTCATTTCGGCTTCTGTAAAAGGCCACTTTCCAGTAATTTTACTGCTACTTCTGTTTCAGCTCTCGCGTTCGTTTTACCTGGAGGTAAATGTCCGGCTTTCACCCCGCGCAGCAGAATTTGTATCACTAAGGCTTCAGTTGCTGTTGAAGATAAGGTCCAAACTAGGACTGCTTTGATCAGAATTGGTACCAGGGGGAG CCCACTGGCTCTTGCCCAAGCTTATGAAACGAGGGATAAACTTATAAAATCACATCCGGAATTGGCTGAGGAGGGAGCAATTCAAATCGTGATTATTAAAACCACAGGTGACAAAATTTTGAGTCAGCCACTGGCAGATATTGGTGGAAAGGGTCTATTCACTAAAGAAATAGATGAGGCGCTTCTCAACAGTGAAATTGATATAGCTGTACACTCAATGAAAGATGTTCCTACATACCTTCCAGACAAGACAATACTACCTTGCAACCTTCCACGGGAGGACGTTCGGGATGCCTTTATTTGCTTGACTGCAGCTTCTCTTGCTGAGCTTCCTGCAGGAAGTGTTGTGGGCACTGCTTCATTGCGAAGGAAGTCACAACTTCTCAACAGATATCCATCCCTCAAG GTGCTGGAAAATTTTCGAGGCAATGTACAGACACggttaaaaaaattgaatgagGGTGTAGTCCAAGCAACATTACTGGCATTAGCGGGACTCAAACGCCTAAGCATGACAGAAAATGTTACTTCCGTGCTGTCCATAGACGACATGCTTCCTGCTGTAGCTCAAGGGGCTATTGGAATTGCTTGTAGAAGTGATGACGAAAATATG AAATGTTCCCAGATTAAATATTTAGCATCCTTAAATCACGAGGATACCAGACTGGCAATCTCATGTGAGAGGTCTTTTCTTGAGAAATTGGAGGGATCTTGCCGTACTCCAATTGCTGGATACGCCCGTAAAGATGAGGATGGAAACTGTATTTTCAAAGCATTGGTGGCCTCACCTGATGGAACTCGAG TTCTTGAAACCACCCGAAAAGGGCCGTATGCTTTTGACGATATGATAAAGATGGGCATAGATGCTGGCGATGAACTTCTCTCACGAGCTGGTCTGGGTTTTTTCGATCAATAA
- the LOC140836867 gene encoding uncharacterized protein has protein sequence MVMAKAVRGRPRSLSRSRSGSSSRSRSRSGSYSGSGSRSSSRSRSRSKSFSSSSSRSRSGSSRSRSPAPPRKSPAEAAKRGRLPPPPPAKKTSPPPRKASPVPESLVLHVDQLSRNVNENHLKEIFGNFGEVVNVRLAIDHVVNLPKGFAYIEFKIRGDAEKAQLHMDGAQIDGKVVRAKFTLPERKKPSSPPKAAATTSRRDAPKPDAAADADKDGPKRRREPSPRRKPLSPPRRSPVARRASPIARRGSPRREPDSPPPLLPPPPPPPRRRADSPGRRRADSPFRRGNSPPPRRRPTSPVRGRSPNSPPRRLRSPPRGSPRRVRGSPVRRRSPLPPRRRSPRHARSPPRRSPVVRRRSRSPIRRPARSRSRSLSPRRGRGPPARRGRSKSYSSSPSPRRAQRRVSRSRSPKRAIRGRSGSSTTSSSSSPPPPPRKP, from the exons ATGGTAATGGCGAAAGCCGTCCGTGGCCGCCCCCGCTCGCTGTCCCGTTCAAGGTCAGGCTCTTCCTCCCGCTCGCGCTCCCGTTCAGGCTCTTACTCCGGCTCAGGCTCACGCTCCAGTTCGAGGTCGCGCTCCCGCTCTAAATCTTTCTCTTCGTCTTCCTCTCGTTCCCGCAGCGGCAGTTCTCGTAGCCGTAGCCCTGCTCCTCCCCGGAAGAG TCCTGCAGAAGCAGCAAAACGAGGCCGTTTACCGCCGCCGCCACCTGCTAAGAAAACTTCCCCACCTCCTAG GAAGGCTTCTCCAGTTCCAGAATCTCTTGTTCTTCATGTCGACCAGCTCAGTAGGAATGTGAATGAAAACCATTTGAAAGAAATATTTG GTAACTTTGGTGAAGTTGTGAATGTGCGGCTGGCAATCGATCATGTT GTTAACCTTCCGAAGGGATTTGCATACATTGAGTTCAAGATTCGGGGGGACGCCGAAAAAGCTCAATTACACATGGATGGT GCCCAAATTGATGGCAAAGTTGTTCGAGCCAAATTTACATTACCTGAACGAAAGAAGCCATCCTCACCTCCTAAAGCTGCTGCTACCACATCGAGGAGAGATGCTCCAAAACCAGATGCTGCTGCAGATGCTGACAAAGATGGACCAAAGAGGCGGAGAGAAC CATCTCCCCGCCGGAAACCCCTTTCTCCTCCTCGAAGATCTCCTGTGGCACGAAGAGCTTCTCCTATTGCACGAAGAGGTTCTCCCAGAAGGGAGCCAGATTCTCCTCCTCCTCTtcttcctcctcctcctcccccTCCCCGTCGACGTGCTGACTCTCCGGGTCGTCGTCGAGCTGATTCTCCCTTTAGAAGAGGTAACTCACCACCTCCTAGGAGAAGGCCTACATCCCCTGTCAGAGGCCGTTCACCCAATTCACCACCAAGGCGTCTTAGATCACCTCCTAG AGGTTCTCCACGACGGGTGCGTGGAAGTCCTGTTCGACGCCGTTCTCCACTTCCTCCTAGGCGCCG ATCTCCAAGGCACGCTCGAAGTCCTCCTAGAAGGTCTCCAGTTGTCCGTCGACGTAGTCGTTCACCTATAAGGAGGCCAGCTCGTTCGCGATCAAGATCCTTGTCTCCTAGAAG AGGTCGTGGACCACCGGCCAGACGCGGTAGATCGAAATCATATTCTTCATCGCCTAGCCCACGCCGG GCGCAACGAAGGGTTTCAAGGAGCCGCAGCCCTAAAAG GGCAATAAGAGGAAGAAGTGGCAGCAGCACCACCAGCAGCAGCAGTtctccaccacctcctcctcgtaaGCCTTAA
- the LOC140836051 gene encoding transcription factor JUNGBRUNNEN 1-like, translated as MSTGKEEEEDDDDVALPGFRFHPTDEELVAFYLRRKIEKRPLSIELIKQVDIYKYEPWDLPGSSNVEDKEWYFFCKRGRKYRNSVRPNRVITGSGFWKATGIDKQIYSSDGSRDCIGLKKSLVYYQGSAGKGTKTDWMMHEFRLPPGPDKGTKNIVDAKNIAREAEVWTLCRILKRSNSYKKVVMAADLREVATKRSNNVSHSTVDTSSETCSVESCDKIGYNISFSSSAPVVSHQNFQHQYQYEKKPYACNVDCIMNTNQQVQGQYFMSSVKSQAPSSSSSMCADTYHEFLRHPENWEDLQSIFDYAAATTATHPFHL; from the exons ATGAGTACTggtaaagaagaagaagaagatgatgatgatgttgcacTTCCAGGGTTCAGATTTCATCCGACTGATGAAGAGCTCGTGGCGTTTTATCTTCGGAGAAAGATCGAAAAGAGACCATTAAGCAtcgaactcataaaacaagttGATATCTACAAGTATGAGCCATGGGATCTTCCTG GATCCAGTAACGTTGAGGACAAGGAGTGGTACTTCTTCTGCAAAAGGGGAAGAAAATACAGAAATAGCGTTAGACCCAACAGAGTAATAACAGGTTCCGGGTTCTGGAAAGCCACTGGTATCGACAAACAAATATACTCTTCGGACGGAAGCCGTGATTGCATCGGGTTAAAGAAATCCCTGGTATATTATCAGGGAAGCGCCGGAAAGGGAACCAAGACCGATTGGATGATGCACGAGTTCCGGCTGCCGCCTGGCCCCGACAAAGGAACCAAGAACATAGTGGATGCTAAAAACATTGCTCGAGAAGCT GAAGTTTGGACCCTATGCAGAATACTGAAGCGCAGCAATTCTTACAAGAAAGTTGTCATGGCCGCGGATTTGAGAGAAGTCGCCACGAAGAGAAGCAACAACGTTAGTCATTCGACAGTAGACACGAGCTCAGAAACATGCAGCGTGGAGTCCTGTGATAAAATCGGCTACAATATTAGTTTCAGTAGCTCTGCGCCAGTAGTCAGTCATCAGAATTTCCAGCACCAATATCAATATGAGAAGAAACCCTACGCATGTAATGTTGATTGTATTATGAATACCAACCAACAGGTTCAAGGCCAATATTTCATGAGCTCAGTGAAATCTCAGGCCCCGTCTTCTTCGAGCTCTATGTGTGCTGACACTTATCATGAGTTTCTAAGGCATCCTGAGAATTGGGAGGATCTTCAATCCATCTTCGACTACGCTGCTGCTACTACTGCTACTCATCCCTTCCATTTGTAA
- the LOC140836864 gene encoding porphobilinogen deaminase, chloroplastic-like isoform X2, whose product MEIAISTGNLAHFGFCKRPLSSNFTATSVSALAFVLPGGKCPAFTPRSRICITKASVAVEDKVQTRTALIRIGTRGSPLALAQAYETRDKLIKSHPELAEEGAIQIVIIKTTGDKILSQPLADIGGKGLFTKEIDEALLNSEIDIAVHSMKDVPTYLPDKTILPCNLPREDVRDAFICLTAASLAELPAGSVVGTASLRRKSQLLNRYPSLKVLENFRGNVQTRLKKLNEGVVQATLLALAGLKRLSMTENVTSVLSIDDMLPAVAQGAIGIACRSDDENMIKYLASLNHEDTRLAISCERSFLEKLEGSCRTPIAGYARKDEDGNCIFKALVASPDGTRVLETTRKGPYAFDDMIKMGIDAGDELLSRAGLGFFDQ is encoded by the exons ATGGAGATCGCCATATCCACCGGAAATCTAGCTCATTTCGGCTTCTGTAAAAGGCCACTTTCCAGTAATTTTACTGCTACTTCTGTTTCAGCTCTCGCGTTCGTTTTACCTGGAGGTAAATGTCCGGCTTTCACCCCGCGCAGCAGAATTTGTATCACTAAGGCTTCAGTTGCTGTTGAAGATAAGGTCCAAACTAGGACTGCTTTGATCAGAATTGGTACCAGGGGGAG CCCACTGGCTCTTGCCCAAGCTTATGAAACGAGGGATAAACTTATAAAATCACATCCGGAATTGGCTGAGGAGGGAGCAATTCAAATCGTGATTATTAAAACCACAGGTGACAAAATTTTGAGTCAGCCACTGGCAGATATTGGTGGAAAGGGTCTATTCACTAAAGAAATAGATGAGGCGCTTCTCAACAGTGAAATTGATATAGCTGTACACTCAATGAAAGATGTTCCTACATACCTTCCAGACAAGACAATACTACCTTGCAACCTTCCACGGGAGGACGTTCGGGATGCCTTTATTTGCTTGACTGCAGCTTCTCTTGCTGAGCTTCCTGCAGGAAGTGTTGTGGGCACTGCTTCATTGCGAAGGAAGTCACAACTTCTCAACAGATATCCATCCCTCAAG GTGCTGGAAAATTTTCGAGGCAATGTACAGACACggttaaaaaaattgaatgagGGTGTAGTCCAAGCAACATTACTGGCATTAGCGGGACTCAAACGCCTAAGCATGACAGAAAATGTTACTTCCGTGCTGTCCATAGACGACATGCTTCCTGCTGTAGCTCAAGGGGCTATTGGAATTGCTTGTAGAAGTGATGACGAAAATATG ATTAAATATTTAGCATCCTTAAATCACGAGGATACCAGACTGGCAATCTCATGTGAGAGGTCTTTTCTTGAGAAATTGGAGGGATCTTGCCGTACTCCAATTGCTGGATACGCCCGTAAAGATGAGGATGGAAACTGTATTTTCAAAGCATTGGTGGCCTCACCTGATGGAACTCGAG TTCTTGAAACCACCCGAAAAGGGCCGTATGCTTTTGACGATATGATAAAGATGGGCATAGATGCTGGCGATGAACTTCTCTCACGAGCTGGTCTGGGTTTTTTCGATCAATAA
- the LOC140836865 gene encoding probable BOI-related E3 ubiquitin-protein ligase 2, which produces MAVEARHLHLFRPPVLGNQGLMVNGDERNGSSAFGAQMAYGVVAPLSGITTATDAALPIYCSTLADTFPVKTAAMKSENWLGSGVAPVSRKRGRESVNPILSSYPNVAQNQSANNRCSSFNFLGEDITLQIHQQRMEMDRLISQHEEKVRMEMEERQRRFSRRMAAAVKENILKTVKEKEDQLEKIGKLNWALEERVKSLSMENQIWRDLAHTNEAKASALRSDLEQVLAQVQDEQQHPVDAADDAESCCDSNFEELNGDKHLRSDRICRSCGKEESCVLLLPCRHLCLCTQCGSSFHACPVCNSGRTASLHVNLS; this is translated from the exons ATGGCAGTTGAAGCCCGGCATCTCCATCTGTTTCGTCCACCGGTTCTTGGCAATCA AGGGTTGATGGTGAACGGCGACGAAAGAAATGGGAGCAGCGCGTTTGGAGCTCAGATGGCGTACGGAGTTGTGGCTCCGTTATCTGGGATCACAACGGCGACGGATGCTGCTTTGCCTATTTACTGCTCAACGTTAGCGGATACTTTTCCGGTCAAAACCGCGGCAATGAAATCAGAGAACTGGCTCGGCTCCGGCGTGGCTCCTGTTTCGAGGAAGCGTGGAAGGGAATCGGTCAATCCGATACTTTCGTCGTATCCAAACGTTGCGCAGAACCAGAGTGCGAATAATCGTTGcagttctttcaattttttAGGAGAAGACATCACGCTTCAGATCCACCAGCAACGAATGGAAATGGATCGACTCATATCCCAACAT GAGGAGAAAGTGAGGATGGAAATGGAAGAAAGACAGAGAAGATTCTCCCGGCGAATGGCGGCCGCAGTGAAAGAAAACATATTGAAGACAGTGAAAGAAAAAGAAGATCAACTCGAAAAGATTGGAAAGCTGAACTGGGCACTGGAGGAGAGAGTGAAATCGCTATCGATGGAAAACCAAATCTGGAGGGATTTGGCACACACCAATGAAGCCAAGGCCAGCGCCCTTAGATCCGATCTTGAACAAGTCCTGGCCCAAGTCCAAGACGAACAACAGCACCCCGTCGACGCGGCGGACGATGCCGAATCTTGCTGCGACAGCAACTTCGAGGAGTTGAACGGGGACAAACACCTGAGAAGCGATAGGATCTGCAGGAGCTGTGGGAAAGAGGAATCGTGCGTGCTGCTTTTGCCGTGCAGGCATCTGTGCCTCTGTACTCAGTGTGGGTCATCTTTTCATGCTTGCCCCGTTTGTAACTCCGGCAGAACGGCCAGTCTTCACGTCAATCTTTCTTGA